One region of Moraxella sp. ZY210820 genomic DNA includes:
- a CDS encoding type II toxin-antitoxin system VapC family toxin gives MRLLLDTLTFLWYINGDEKMSAYAKQLIASPNNQCYLSFASLWEMSIKSSLGKLEIPLPISRLYQKYVLENHIRLLDFDIKYLQNFHDLPFHHNDPFDRMIIAQSIMENMPIIGCDRAFKDYDVNVFW, from the coding sequence ATTATTATTGGATACGCTTACTTTTTTATGGTACATTAATGGCGACGAAAAAATGTCTGCTTATGCAAAGCAATTAATTGCCAGCCCAAATAATCAGTGCTATTTGAGTTTTGCAAGTTTGTGGGAAATGAGCATTAAATCATCATTGGGCAAATTGGAAATTCCACTACCAATTAGCCGACTATATCAAAAATATGTACTTGAAAATCATATTCGCTTGTTGGATTTTGATATTAAGTATTTACAAAATTTTCACGATTTGCCTTTTCATCACAATGACCCATTTGATAGAATGATAATCGCCCAATCAATAATGGAAAATATGCCGATTATTGGTTGTGATAGGGCATTTAAAGATTATGATGTAAACGTATTTTGGTAA